Proteins from one Listeria weihenstephanensis genomic window:
- the fdhD gene encoding formate dehydrogenase accessory sulfurtransferase FdhD, with amino-acid sequence METTAGLGIRRFKEGHMFDDVATVAVEYPLTIYVNEEELVTIVCTPEYAEDLVIGFLTSEGIVRGVADIDRVEIIEATGHAKVSANFVNKFNAKYRAKRYITSCCGKSRENFYFQSDASLVETRNETDLALRPAEIFDLMSRFEADSDTFRKTGGVHNAALCSRDEVICVRMDIGRHNALDKIYGHCLKSEIPMTDKAIIFSGRISSEILVKTAKIGCGIILSRSAPTELAIEMARELNITAVGFIRGDGFSVYSGQNRILED; translated from the coding sequence ATGGAGACGACTGCGGGACTTGGGATTCGGCGTTTTAAAGAGGGGCATATGTTTGATGACGTGGCGACGGTGGCCGTGGAATACCCGTTGACGATTTACGTGAACGAGGAGGAGCTGGTGACGATTGTCTGCACGCCGGAATATGCGGAGGATTTGGTAATCGGATTTCTGACTTCGGAGGGGATTGTGCGCGGTGTTGCGGACATTGATCGCGTTGAAATCATTGAGGCGACTGGGCACGCGAAAGTTAGCGCGAACTTTGTGAATAAATTTAATGCCAAATATCGTGCGAAGCGCTATATCACGTCTTGTTGCGGGAAATCGCGCGAGAACTTTTACTTCCAGTCGGACGCATCACTTGTTGAGACGCGAAACGAGACGGATTTAGCGTTACGCCCAGCCGAAATTTTTGATTTGATGTCACGATTTGAAGCAGATTCCGACACATTCCGTAAAACAGGCGGTGTGCATAACGCCGCGCTTTGCAGTCGTGATGAGGTGATTTGCGTGCGGATGGACATTGGGCGGCATAATGCGCTTGATAAAATTTACGGGCATTGCTTGAAATCTGAAATCCCGATGACGGACAAGGCGATCATTTTTAGCGGTCGGATATCCTCGGAGATTTTAGTGAAAACCGCGAAAATCGGTTGTGGTATCATTTTATCGCGCTCGGCACCGACAGAACTCGCGATAGAAATGGCGAGGGAACTCAATATTACGGCTGTTGGTTTTATACGTGGCGATGGTTTTAGCGTTTACAGCGGGCAAAATAGGATTTTAGAGGATTAG